A window from Kluyveromyces lactis strain NRRL Y-1140 chromosome E complete sequence encodes these proteins:
- a CDS encoding uncharacterized protein (Retrotransposon Gag gene) has translation MASIDMRTTKSDHNPVKHGSGANDSIATTGNQNTQINSPANVPPIPNGYYYCPYPPQFFEQFPYMNYYQDANFAPFINAAQRTALPSSHDQPAQFPGNTGSQGKFPAMYEGTNQGHPNPFPPFQMSPGLGYQIQVPLGYTFSCLHDPNSTFTLSRVFYSHDYKDWVWEFSEILRKQGLGENLSARRNGYRKCLKDDEEEYIANIHTACVPNTSYPKWFKKCLENNMEFIDCFLEAVAIISEENDKLTLLREIVALSLRDRESIEKFAQRATKLYQRAERAKVSDLDELLTSQVLEVLHNEYLLVIVTFHREKDQSFMNLMRILLSAYWDKKDAKEPERKYNKHQGKQWNNSSNERKQKINRFNNSNQYTSRERK, from the coding sequence ATGGCATCTATTGACATGAGAACTACCAAATCTGATCATAATCCAGTCAAACATGGTAGCGGCGCTAACGACTCTATTGCCACAACCGGCAATCAGAATACTCAGATCAACTCTCCTGCCAATGTTCCACCCATTCCAAACGGCTATTATTATTGTCCGTACCCACCACAGttttttgaacaatttccaTATATGAATTACTATCAAGATGCAAATTTTGCACCATTCATTAACGCGGCTCAACGAACAGCCCTTCCATCATCACATGACCAACCTGCTCAGTTTCCAGGAAACACCGGGAGCCAAGGCAAGTTCCCAGCCATGTATGAAGGGACGAACCAAGGTCATCCAAATCCTTTTCCACCTTTCCAGATGTCACCTGGTTTGGGATACCAAATCCAAGTTCCGTTAGGGTACACATTCAGCTGCTTGCATGACCCCAACTCAACTTTCACACTGTCGAGAGTGTTCTACTCTCATGATTATAAGGATTGGGTATGGGAATTTAGTGAAATATTGCGCAAACAGGGTCTAGGCGAGAACTTATCAGCACGGAGAAATGGGTATAGAAAATGTTtaaaagatgatgaagaagaatacatTGCCAACATCCATACGGCATGTGTTCCCAACACCAGCTATCCcaaatggttcaaaaaGTGTCTGGAGAATAACATGGAGTTCATAGATTGTTTCTTAGAAGCTGTGGCAATCATctcagaagaaaatgataaacTAACCTTACTGCGCGAAATTGTAGCATTATCTCTACGCGACAGAGAATCGATCGAGAAATTTGCACAGAGAGCAACCAAACTCTATCAAAGAGCAGAAAGAGCTAAAGTTTCCGATTTAGATGAGTTATTAACATCTCAGGTCCTGGAAGTTTTGCATAATGAATATCTATTAGTGATAGTAACGTTTCACCGTGAAAAGGACCAAAGCTTCATGAACCTCATGAGAATCTTATTATCAGCGTATTGGGACAAAAAAGATGCTAAAGAACCAGAACGTAAGTACAACAAACATCAAGGTAAACAATGGAATAACAGTTCTAATGAAAGGAAGCAAAAAATTAACCGTTTTAACAACAGCAATCAATATACTTCAAGGGAACGAAAataa